A region of Maridesulfovibrio sp. DNA encodes the following proteins:
- a CDS encoding type II secretion system F family protein, with protein MATFTYTAIKEGKQLSGELEAVDASAVQRELAGQGAKVLRVELKDSSPGEVQRASSGSQSIFGGRISYKQVTSFTRQFASLLGSSLPLVRALSFLQDQNAGTMLGDVIRTINSRVREGMPLSRALSEFPKYFDTLYISLVAAGEAGGMLDQAMDRLAFMREAQEDLRSKVTGAMIYPVIMLVAMVGAIITMMLLVVPRFAQMFSSMGQKLPVATRILISISDVLQQTWWLLPLTLAIVIPAWKKIGSTTAGRMRIDTGKLRFPALGPLVIQVSMARWCRTLGTLIGSGVPLLSALQSSAGVTGNVAVSKVVEKATAEVREGSKLATPLKESGVIPAYVTEMISMGEESGSLDTMLGKIAEHYEREVDQLVKNLTSMLEPVMILVMGAVVGFIVMAILLPVFQMQLMAG; from the coding sequence ATGGCAACGTTTACTTATACAGCGATCAAAGAAGGTAAACAGCTTTCCGGTGAACTGGAAGCTGTAGACGCCTCTGCTGTGCAGCGTGAACTTGCCGGGCAGGGCGCGAAAGTGCTTCGTGTGGAACTCAAGGACAGCTCGCCGGGAGAAGTGCAGCGTGCAAGTTCCGGAAGTCAGTCAATTTTCGGCGGCAGGATCAGCTATAAGCAGGTTACTTCTTTTACCCGTCAGTTTGCCTCCTTGCTGGGGTCCAGCCTTCCGCTTGTCCGGGCCTTATCCTTTTTGCAGGACCAGAACGCGGGCACCATGCTTGGTGATGTCATCAGGACTATAAATTCCCGCGTCCGCGAAGGTATGCCCTTGTCGCGGGCTTTATCCGAATTCCCTAAATATTTTGATACCCTTTACATTTCTCTGGTGGCGGCCGGAGAAGCCGGGGGTATGCTGGATCAGGCCATGGACAGACTGGCCTTTATGCGTGAAGCGCAGGAGGATTTACGCTCCAAAGTTACCGGGGCCATGATCTATCCGGTGATTATGCTTGTAGCCATGGTCGGGGCGATAATTACCATGATGCTGCTCGTGGTTCCCCGGTTCGCCCAGATGTTTTCCAGTATGGGACAGAAACTGCCTGTTGCAACCCGTATACTCATTAGTATTTCGGATGTTCTGCAACAGACATGGTGGCTGCTGCCCCTGACTCTGGCAATCGTCATTCCTGCCTGGAAAAAGATAGGTTCCACCACAGCCGGACGAATGCGTATTGACACAGGTAAGTTGCGTTTTCCGGCTTTGGGCCCTCTTGTCATTCAGGTCAGTATGGCCCGCTGGTGCCGTACTCTGGGGACATTGATCGGCTCCGGGGTTCCGCTTTTGTCCGCACTTCAGTCCAGTGCCGGGGTGACCGGGAACGTAGCTGTTTCAAAAGTTGTGGAAAAGGCGACAGCCGAGGTCCGGGAGGGCAGCAAGCTGGCGACCCCGCTCAAGGAGAGCGGTGTTATTCCGGCATACGTTACAGAAATGATTTCCATGGGCGAGGAGTCCGGGTCACTGGATACCATGCTGGGAAAAATTGCGGAACACTACGAACGCGAAGTGGACCAACTGGTCAAAAACCTAACCTCAATGCTTGAACCGGTCATGATTCTGGTCATGGGAGCAGTGGTCGGGTTTATTGTTATGGCAATCCTGCTGCCGGTATTTCAGATGCAGCTTATGGCTGGATGA
- a CDS encoding GspE/PulE family protein, translating into MQENEINLLPATPHDLSSPDRIRAWWQRVRQAGESEQDALMSTAEFLGMEWMELDKTYLAEPGLVQLVPEGFAKNHLLLPLAKEEDGKVRVAVATPFVGTAVSDMEQALEMKVHMVFAPADNLVDALERAYSGEGMEGVFTSLDDDLDSLDDVEDLRDMAQAAPVIRLVNNTFRDAIAQGASDIHISPYEDGLEIRFRVDGILHVVNTVQRKYQAAIISRIKIMSNLDIAERRIPQDGRIRLKMEQSDYDIRVASTPTVFGEGVVMRILDKSSIKVDIADVGFEPEMLEIWKSLVHRPHGAILVTGPTGSGKTTTLYASLNYIKSPELKIITTEDPVEYQLRGIDQIQVNAKVGLTFAAALRSILRQDPDIIMVGEIRDLETAEIAVQSSLTGHLVLSTLHTNDAPTAVTRLVEMGIAPYLVAPTLAGAMAQRLLRRLCSNCKKQGADGKWQAVGCDLCDGSGYKGRLGIFEILVNSPAIQTLIQNEASAAEIGAQARKEGMRNLLQDGLAKAAKGLTTEEEVYRMAQDN; encoded by the coding sequence ATGCAGGAAAATGAAATAAACCTTCTTCCGGCTACCCCCCACGACCTGTCTTCTCCGGACAGGATCAGGGCATGGTGGCAGCGTGTTCGGCAGGCAGGGGAGTCCGAGCAGGACGCGTTGATGAGCACGGCGGAATTCCTCGGCATGGAATGGATGGAACTGGATAAGACCTATCTTGCCGAGCCGGGGCTGGTACAGCTTGTGCCGGAGGGATTTGCCAAGAATCATCTGCTGCTGCCTTTGGCAAAGGAAGAAGACGGGAAGGTCAGGGTTGCCGTGGCAACTCCTTTTGTGGGTACAGCCGTATCCGATATGGAGCAGGCCCTTGAGATGAAGGTGCATATGGTCTTTGCCCCGGCGGATAATCTGGTGGATGCTTTGGAGCGGGCATACTCCGGCGAAGGTATGGAAGGGGTCTTCACCAGTCTGGATGATGACCTTGATTCCTTGGATGATGTTGAAGACCTGCGAGATATGGCTCAGGCCGCGCCTGTGATCCGGCTGGTCAACAATACCTTCCGCGATGCCATTGCACAGGGCGCATCGGACATACATATTTCCCCTTATGAAGACGGTCTGGAAATCCGTTTCCGGGTGGATGGCATTCTGCATGTGGTCAATACTGTACAGAGAAAATATCAGGCCGCAATTATCTCCCGCATCAAGATTATGTCGAATCTGGACATTGCCGAGCGCCGCATCCCGCAGGACGGGCGAATCCGTCTAAAAATGGAGCAGTCTGATTATGATATCCGCGTGGCCTCCACTCCCACCGTCTTCGGTGAAGGCGTGGTCATGCGTATTTTGGATAAGTCTTCCATTAAAGTTGATATCGCTGATGTCGGTTTTGAACCGGAAATGCTCGAAATATGGAAGTCCCTCGTCCACAGGCCCCACGGGGCCATACTGGTGACCGGTCCGACCGGGTCCGGGAAAACTACCACTCTTTATGCCTCGTTGAATTATATCAAATCCCCGGAACTCAAGATTATCACCACTGAAGACCCGGTTGAATACCAGTTGCGCGGCATTGACCAGATTCAGGTCAATGCCAAAGTGGGGCTGACTTTTGCCGCAGCGTTGAGGAGCATCCTGCGTCAGGACCCGGATATCATTATGGTCGGGGAAATACGTGACCTTGAAACTGCAGAAATTGCGGTCCAATCGTCTTTGACAGGGCATCTTGTGCTTTCCACCCTGCATACCAATGACGCCCCTACAGCAGTTACCCGTCTTGTTGAGATGGGTATTGCCCCCTACCTTGTCGCTCCGACACTTGCCGGGGCCATGGCCCAGCGGCTTTTGCGCAGGCTGTGTTCCAACTGCAAAAAGCAGGGTGCGGATGGGAAATGGCAGGCTGTGGGCTGTGATCTCTGCGATGGTTCCGGGTATAAAGGCAGATTGGGAATTTTTGAGATTCTGGTCAATTCCCCGGCCATTCAGACCCTTATCCAGAACGAAGCCAGTGCCGCTGAAATCGGGGCTCAGGCCCGGAAGGAAGGTATGCGCAACCTGCTTCAGGACGGTCTTGCCAAGGCCGCAAAAGGGCTGACAACGGAAGAGGAAGTTTATCGCATGGCTCAGGATAATTAA
- a CDS encoding secretin N-terminal domain-containing protein yields the protein MMKPAHCIRFFAALIMICAFSLSVSGMTGGLAHAAPAAKNKIEINFRQTDIMAVLEFYSHLMGKTFIPNHQLTGPVTVISPKPVTKLEALRLLYSVLDMKGYTLVQQGGYYKVVSKSEAVHEGLNVDSITIGGDQMVTEVLMLEYLQAADVIADFKQILSPEGSIFSGKSNNYIVFTDTAANVQKLKMLIRQIDKPGSLPISKTYSLQYVEAKTVAPMLTKLYTQQAAKSGKGVVEILAMDETNSLIVLAPESVHKDIAKIVGDLDVRTMQVSIKAYLVEVSLTDDTKLGIEWMFNVNSQGTSAGGSLDFGRAFSSAMLGGTQEALNFSIVNGDSFQAMMNFFASNENARVVSAPHIVALDNQKASISVGTEIPILKLTQTSMTSQQNVIKTYDHRKFGMQLDITPTIAENRDVTLKIDQTLSSLVTDDTDPDQWKSTDRAASTTVLVKDAQTLVIGGLMSADGDLTKKGAPYLKDMPILGPLFGAQEDKIEKSELLLFLTPYVIATPDEADAMSGLRTSQSPMAVDEFGLVFDL from the coding sequence ATGATGAAACCCGCACACTGCATACGATTTTTTGCCGCTCTGATAATGATATGCGCTTTTTCCTTGTCTGTTTCCGGGATGACGGGAGGATTGGCCCATGCCGCTCCTGCCGCAAAAAATAAGATTGAGATCAATTTCAGGCAGACGGACATCATGGCCGTGCTGGAATTCTATTCGCATCTCATGGGCAAAACATTCATCCCCAATCATCAGCTTACGGGACCGGTGACGGTTATATCCCCGAAACCGGTTACAAAACTTGAGGCCCTGCGTCTGTTGTATTCTGTTCTGGATATGAAAGGCTATACCCTTGTGCAGCAGGGGGGATATTACAAGGTGGTCTCCAAAAGCGAGGCTGTGCATGAAGGCTTGAACGTGGATTCCATAACAATCGGCGGCGACCAGATGGTTACGGAAGTCCTTATGCTGGAGTATCTGCAGGCAGCTGATGTGATTGCTGATTTTAAGCAGATTTTATCACCTGAGGGGTCAATCTTTTCCGGTAAATCGAATAATTATATTGTTTTTACAGATACAGCAGCCAATGTGCAGAAGCTTAAGATGCTGATCAGGCAAATTGATAAACCCGGCTCGCTTCCTATTTCCAAGACCTATTCGTTGCAATATGTTGAGGCTAAAACCGTGGCCCCCATGCTGACCAAATTGTACACCCAGCAGGCCGCCAAGAGCGGAAAGGGTGTTGTCGAGATTCTGGCCATGGATGAGACAAATTCCCTGATCGTGCTGGCCCCGGAAAGTGTTCATAAGGATATCGCTAAAATAGTTGGGGATCTTGATGTTCGGACCATGCAGGTTTCCATCAAAGCTTATCTTGTAGAGGTCTCTCTGACTGATGATACCAAGCTAGGCATTGAGTGGATGTTCAATGTCAATTCACAAGGGACATCCGCCGGTGGCTCTCTGGATTTCGGGAGGGCTTTTAGCTCTGCCATGCTTGGCGGTACGCAGGAAGCACTTAATTTTTCCATCGTCAATGGTGATAGTTTTCAAGCGATGATGAACTTTTTTGCCTCGAATGAGAACGCCCGTGTTGTCTCCGCACCTCATATCGTGGCCCTTGATAACCAGAAGGCAAGTATTTCCGTCGGTACGGAAATTCCTATTCTCAAATTGACCCAGACTTCAATGACTTCACAGCAGAATGTGATCAAGACCTATGATCACCGCAAATTCGGCATGCAGCTGGATATAACACCCACAATTGCCGAGAACCGTGATGTCACTCTCAAGATTGACCAGACTTTGTCCAGTCTGGTCACTGACGATACCGACCCGGACCAGTGGAAGTCTACTGACCGTGCGGCCTCCACAACAGTGCTGGTCAAAGATGCTCAGACTCTGGTCATCGGTGGGTTGATGAGTGCGGATGGCGACCTGACCAAGAAAGGGGCCCCTTATCTGAAAGATATGCCTATACTCGGCCCCCTGTTTGGTGCTCAGGAAGATAAAATAGAAAAGTCTGAACTTCTGCTTTTCCTGACTCCCTACGTCATCGCCACGCCGGACGAGGCCGATGCCATGAGCGGACTGCGTACTTCCCAGAGTCCTATGGCTGTGGATGAATTCGGTCTTGTCTTCGACCTCTAG
- a CDS encoding PDZ domain-containing protein — protein MEKYLHKSAADSFFRIALIVAALTLVGAVLILSLPAPHPKAVNYVDAVREHPPADPLAYPHYSFYSTKRHHIFQFGQLHLVHRSYRKEAAAPPPALPPGPDLSNLILKATMPSAGKSYAIITGINGSGSTLVTLGQTVRNSILVEIASNYVVLTRNDQNATLTMNSAWDAQAESLLSESGIAEKKGVSYAFSAPSDVLDKAGSVTVGGLGVNLIPLSDLERKDLGLSSASGLKVARVVRKNTGLRQGDLLLAVSGRPVSSIAQVSTVLKNKVGKDVFLTIIRKGKPMNVDIKLP, from the coding sequence ATGGAAAAATATTTACATAAAAGTGCGGCAGACAGCTTTTTCAGGATCGCACTCATTGTAGCAGCCCTGACTCTGGTCGGTGCGGTGCTCATTCTTTCCCTTCCCGCGCCACACCCTAAGGCGGTGAATTATGTAGACGCTGTCCGTGAGCATCCCCCGGCTGATCCGTTGGCTTATCCCCATTATTCTTTTTACAGCACCAAACGGCATCATATTTTTCAATTTGGACAGCTTCATCTGGTGCATAGGTCCTACAGAAAGGAGGCTGCGGCCCCGCCTCCTGCTCTTCCGCCCGGACCGGATCTTTCCAATCTCATTTTGAAGGCAACCATGCCGAGTGCCGGCAAGTCCTATGCAATCATAACCGGAATCAATGGGAGTGGAAGTACTCTGGTCACCCTTGGGCAGACTGTCAGGAATAGCATACTTGTGGAAATCGCATCCAATTATGTGGTTCTGACCAGAAATGACCAGAACGCCACATTGACTATGAACAGCGCATGGGACGCACAGGCCGAAAGCCTGCTGAGCGAGTCCGGCATTGCTGAAAAAAAGGGCGTCTCCTATGCGTTTTCGGCGCCTTCGGATGTCTTGGACAAAGCAGGCAGCGTAACGGTCGGTGGCTTGGGAGTGAATTTGATCCCCCTCTCTGACTTGGAACGGAAGGATTTGGGTCTTTCTTCAGCCAGCGGTCTTAAAGTGGCCCGAGTCGTGCGCAAGAATACCGGTTTGCGGCAGGGAGATTTGCTTTTGGCTGTATCCGGAAGACCTGTAAGTTCAATCGCTCAGGTCAGTACGGTTTTGAAAAACAAGGTTGGCAAAGACGTGTTTCTTACAATCATTCGTAAAGGAAAACCCATGAATGTGGACATAAAGCTTCCTTGA
- the pilO gene encoding type 4a pilus biogenesis protein PilO: MNALISSWKKLAPQDRRALGICIVFLLSVALYMGVLAPLVDMYEATVQEQAGLKKEIQFNTPKAMVLPDREAKLRQVKDEYESLKRQLDLIDRRDWAASDIYNEIRDYASITGVVIKEIRPLTQKKDGFLQSQPMDVTFSGTFAAIEKFIYYLETSPQVFVISEITLTGKNGSMQGGVVVSKYSIPSRVDSRMPEHTVRLVLAVPPWIGFAPFEIARHKGWLHANGTRIECYFSEHEKTNFEKLYAGEIDGTATHALELIQLLTKGVDLRIVAPLARFRSGDTLMVAGSSPVKSVNDLRGKTVFLETGGAAHYFLYEVLKKNGMSLSDVTLSNMSREMVSQSLRAGLIEAGVTFEPYVDRLQRERIARPIAGPEDVDNWALQFLVMREDALSGNGQAVEALIAGFVRAVSWWQKNPDEAMQFLVADNPQGVSTRTIEDVMKSVRFLPPAEAKVYFCSVPESQNHMDEYFKKYESFFKQELGYDVVVPKADIIDWRYARKVYNCTAHANTTHVNSAHANATHMNSTHGAGG; the protein is encoded by the coding sequence ATGAATGCTTTGATTTCCTCCTGGAAGAAACTTGCTCCGCAGGATAGACGCGCTCTCGGTATCTGTATTGTTTTTCTTCTGTCTGTTGCATTGTACATGGGTGTTCTGGCTCCACTGGTGGATATGTATGAAGCTACGGTACAGGAACAGGCCGGCTTAAAGAAAGAAATTCAGTTCAATACGCCCAAGGCCATGGTCCTGCCGGACCGGGAAGCCAAGCTGCGTCAGGTTAAAGATGAGTATGAGTCGCTGAAGCGTCAACTGGACCTGATAGACCGCAGGGACTGGGCTGCTTCTGATATATATAATGAAATCAGGGATTATGCGTCTATTACCGGAGTCGTCATCAAAGAAATCCGTCCCCTGACTCAAAAAAAAGACGGGTTTCTGCAAAGCCAGCCCATGGATGTGACTTTCAGCGGAACTTTCGCTGCCATTGAGAAATTTATTTATTATCTGGAAACTTCGCCTCAGGTTTTTGTTATTTCAGAAATTACGCTGACCGGGAAGAACGGTTCCATGCAGGGCGGGGTGGTGGTCAGCAAGTATTCCATACCTTCCAGAGTTGACTCCAGAATGCCGGAACATACAGTCAGGCTTGTGCTTGCAGTCCCGCCCTGGATCGGTTTCGCACCTTTTGAAATTGCCCGCCACAAAGGTTGGCTGCATGCGAACGGTACGCGTATTGAGTGCTATTTTTCCGAGCATGAAAAAACCAACTTTGAGAAATTGTATGCCGGAGAGATCGACGGCACCGCTACCCACGCTCTGGAGCTTATCCAGCTGCTTACGAAAGGTGTTGACCTGCGGATAGTGGCACCCCTTGCGCGGTTCCGGTCAGGGGATACCTTGATGGTAGCGGGCAGTTCGCCGGTTAAGTCAGTGAATGATCTGCGCGGGAAAACTGTTTTTCTGGAAACCGGCGGGGCTGCACATTATTTCCTGTATGAAGTGCTCAAAAAGAACGGCATGTCTCTTTCAGATGTTACGCTGAGCAATATGTCACGTGAAATGGTGTCCCAAAGCCTGCGAGCCGGACTGATTGAAGCGGGGGTAACCTTTGAGCCTTATGTCGATCGATTACAGAGAGAACGAATCGCCAGACCGATAGCCGGGCCGGAAGATGTGGATAACTGGGCGTTGCAGTTTCTGGTTATGCGTGAAGATGCCTTGTCCGGCAACGGGCAGGCGGTTGAAGCCCTTATCGCCGGTTTTGTCCGCGCGGTTTCTTGGTGGCAAAAGAATCCTGACGAGGCAATGCAATTTTTGGTTGCAGATAATCCGCAAGGGGTCTCAACCCGGACCATTGAGGATGTCATGAAAAGTGTCCGTTTTCTGCCCCCTGCCGAGGCAAAGGTATATTTCTGCTCTGTGCCGGAATCCCAAAACCATATGGATGAGTATTTCAAAAAATACGAGTCCTTTTTCAAACAGGAACTCGGATATGATGTGGTTGTGCCCAAGGCTGACATTATAGACTGGCGATACGCACGCAAGGTCTACAATTGTACCGCTCACGCAAATACCACACATGTAAATTCTGCCCATGCAAACGCAACGCACATGAACTCTACCCACGGGGCGGGAGGATAA
- a CDS encoding PilN domain-containing protein codes for MNLKKLLHSMLLPGSFKTKVPVALVFDVHGQCAASYEFSSENKIWRPFTDQPEVNQLRPCILVLPAAMVAFCRTQTPDKEQKEASAALDMEAGQRMFRSPETGGREARFYDVDAGVSGTLGWISNEYLHGCLETAKEMGFQATSIVQPELDLKHSGPTLLVSCEKGETRLCCIHKNVPLSWQVLPERGPSLESALAVVLAELEAEQKTYPEKAVLWIPPGNSVDSEGFSKAILSLLPDIPLEIILSYEELLGTLRMSRSKGSFHESLEEWGRIPLTPKDYVRPGLAFAGAVACCLLLFFSVIHLNHQDSGVLKEEAHKILFLAKRTDLVTMEIREYVRRNRAILKYTVKKPFVSHVFRDLGDAVPSQVKLNTMRLGQSGRITLQGEAKSEISLMSLLENLSSTEIFSNAVLSSMSKLEHGQGFRFVVELDFPAWQQFFKPEIKQGETQ; via the coding sequence ATGAATTTAAAGAAGTTGCTCCACTCCATGCTACTGCCCGGTTCTTTTAAAACAAAAGTTCCGGTTGCTTTGGTTTTTGATGTGCATGGACAATGTGCAGCTTCTTATGAATTTTCCAGCGAGAATAAGATTTGGCGGCCTTTTACTGATCAACCGGAGGTAAATCAGCTCCGGCCCTGTATTCTTGTACTCCCCGCAGCCATGGTTGCCTTTTGCCGTACGCAAACCCCGGATAAAGAACAGAAGGAAGCATCGGCAGCTTTGGACATGGAAGCCGGGCAGCGTATGTTTCGTTCCCCTGAAACCGGAGGGAGGGAAGCCCGGTTTTATGACGTAGATGCCGGGGTGAGCGGAACCCTTGGCTGGATTTCCAACGAGTATCTTCATGGATGCTTGGAAACAGCGAAAGAAATGGGTTTTCAGGCTACATCCATTGTGCAGCCGGAACTTGATTTGAAACATTCGGGTCCTACTCTGCTGGTCTCGTGTGAAAAAGGTGAAACGCGTCTTTGCTGTATCCACAAGAATGTCCCATTGAGCTGGCAGGTGTTGCCGGAAAGGGGCCCCTCATTGGAGAGTGCGTTGGCTGTGGTTCTTGCCGAGCTTGAAGCTGAGCAGAAAACTTACCCGGAAAAGGCCGTACTCTGGATTCCTCCCGGAAACAGCGTGGATTCGGAAGGATTCAGCAAGGCAATCCTGAGTCTGCTGCCTGATATCCCGCTGGAAATTATACTCTCCTATGAAGAGCTTTTGGGAACTCTGCGCATGAGTCGTAGCAAAGGCTCCTTTCATGAAAGTCTTGAAGAGTGGGGACGTATTCCTCTTACCCCCAAGGATTACGTCAGGCCGGGACTGGCTTTTGCCGGAGCTGTTGCCTGTTGCCTGCTGCTGTTTTTTTCCGTGATCCATTTGAATCATCAGGATTCCGGGGTTCTCAAAGAAGAGGCGCACAAGATTTTATTTCTGGCAAAACGTACGGATCTTGTGACCATGGAGATTCGGGAATATGTCCGCCGCAACAGGGCTATTCTCAAATACACGGTGAAAAAGCCCTTCGTCTCCCATGTATTTCGAGATCTTGGGGATGCGGTCCCGTCTCAGGTGAAGCTCAATACCATGCGCCTTGGACAGTCTGGCAGGATTACCCTGCAGGGCGAGGCCAAAAGCGAAATAAGCCTCATGTCATTGTTGGAGAATTTGAGCAGTACCGAGATTTTCAGCAATGCGGTACTTTCTTCCATGAGCAAGCTGGAGCATGGGCAGGGTTTTCGTTTTGTAGTGGAGCTTGATTTCCCGGCATGGCAACAGTTTTTCAAACCCGAAATTAAGCAGGGGGAAACGCAATGA
- a CDS encoding type II secretion system protein GspK yields the protein MCKDAAGKIQLSGQRGFALVITLWVMAVLGVMAASFFYETLCEIKVESWSRQDRRAYNLARGGIHRAAGIIREHARDPVHSVTDKWFSGDSFYKDMKFGPGYYSIVRPGIEDNAENSAGVKSKKSGKDEVNYGLVDEESRLNINVATMDQLQGFPDVSNVLAANIILYRTKKHSKSSSKAPQSVAMAKGLVDGPIRNIDELLQVKGMTREILYGEPGGEGGIAPHLTCFSSGKVNINTAGKEVLHAVGFSTQQVQALLAYRLSGWKGFATVDAALSVLGAASQKSNIAALLGVQSKNFSMTCLAGFSPGKPVERIRARVSVGKDQLRFTRWESESLPRI from the coding sequence ATGTGCAAGGATGCAGCCGGAAAGATACAGCTATCGGGACAACGTGGTTTTGCTTTGGTGATCACGCTGTGGGTCATGGCTGTTCTTGGGGTTATGGCTGCTTCGTTTTTCTATGAAACCCTATGTGAAATAAAGGTGGAAAGCTGGAGCCGTCAGGACAGGAGAGCATATAATCTGGCACGCGGGGGAATCCACAGGGCGGCTGGTATTATCAGGGAACACGCCCGTGATCCTGTGCACAGCGTTACTGATAAATGGTTTTCCGGGGATTCATTCTATAAGGATATGAAGTTCGGCCCTGGCTATTATTCTATTGTCCGGCCCGGCATCGAAGACAATGCAGAAAATTCGGCTGGCGTGAAATCAAAGAAAAGCGGGAAGGATGAGGTTAATTACGGTCTTGTAGATGAGGAGTCGCGGCTGAATATAAATGTCGCCACCATGGATCAGCTGCAGGGCTTTCCCGATGTATCCAATGTGCTGGCCGCTAACATCATTCTTTACCGGACCAAGAAACATAGTAAAAGTTCCAGTAAAGCACCCCAGTCAGTTGCCATGGCTAAAGGGCTTGTTGACGGTCCGATCCGCAATATTGACGAGCTGCTACAGGTGAAGGGTATGACGCGTGAGATTCTGTACGGAGAACCGGGCGGGGAGGGCGGCATAGCTCCCCATCTGACCTGTTTCTCCTCGGGAAAGGTGAATATCAATACTGCGGGCAAGGAAGTTCTCCATGCCGTGGGCTTCTCAACTCAGCAGGTTCAGGCTCTTCTGGCATACCGTCTTTCCGGGTGGAAAGGATTCGCAACGGTCGATGCCGCACTCAGTGTTTTGGGCGCTGCTTCGCAGAAGTCAAATATTGCAGCTTTGCTGGGTGTTCAGTCCAAAAATTTCAGCATGACATGTCTGGCCGGGTTTTCACCGGGAAAACCTGTTGAACGTATCAGGGCAAGAGTCAGTGTGGGCAAAGATCAATTACGTTTTACCCGCTGGGAGTCCGAATCCCTGCCGAGAATTTGA
- a CDS encoding prepilin-type N-terminal cleavage/methylation domain-containing protein, with the protein MRTRTSPTTDAAGFTLLELLVAITIGSVVLTAVYSIFVTATKVERKAQAVLSPMRSAAYAFSMLGRDVRNLDPLCRNSDISCHTNSCRFPIVDEKGKRVWVLYILKENILWREQRKDKNGKPEKGKPFSKMELCSGVVETRFSLTARGHGGGVTGELNTATKSGPGMIGLVLDFKEGVSRRDIYRSQILLEVTPQQKAS; encoded by the coding sequence TGATGCTGCGGGATTTACGCTTCTTGAGCTGCTGGTGGCAATTACAATAGGCTCGGTAGTGCTGACTGCGGTTTATTCGATTTTCGTCACAGCTACCAAGGTTGAGCGAAAAGCGCAGGCTGTTCTTTCCCCAATGCGGTCTGCTGCATATGCCTTCAGCATGCTTGGCAGAGATGTTCGCAATCTGGACCCTTTGTGCCGGAACTCGGATATTTCCTGTCATACCAACAGCTGCCGGTTTCCCATTGTGGATGAAAAGGGGAAGCGGGTCTGGGTGCTCTATATCCTCAAAGAAAATATCCTCTGGCGTGAACAGCGAAAGGATAAAAACGGAAAACCTGAAAAAGGGAAGCCGTTCTCAAAGATGGAGCTTTGCTCCGGGGTGGTGGAAACCCGTTTCAGTCTGACCGCAAGGGGGCATGGCGGAGGAGTTACCGGGGAACTGAATACAGCTACCAAATCAGGACCGGGGATGATCGGTCTGGTTCTTGATTTCAAGGAAGGCGTTTCGCGAAGGGATATTTATCGTTCGCAGATTTTATTGGAAGTAACACCGCAGCAGAAGGCAAGTTGA